A part of Aegilops tauschii subsp. strangulata cultivar AL8/78 chromosome 2, Aet v6.0, whole genome shotgun sequence genomic DNA contains:
- the LOC141041105 gene encoding uncharacterized protein, translating to MVTPPEEDPAPVRNPGTAAPSEEESALVHVPDPVTITAPGPCPPPTRTVHAPPIGSCNPAVEEAPRPEAMQAMCGPLAPTPSANGANSFMASICTNLDPDFHSTIAGPWVLGGDFNMISLVADKNNDRINHRMMKRFHRLISDLALRDIYLHGRRYTWSNEKMNPTLVKNDQCSPPTPVKQRFHFERFWTKLDGFQQLVVEAWNSVAADPDPFRTLYFRLKATRHPLQGWSTRTLGYGAGHRPLSPSEAWLRRELKRTYLGLASLKRSIPRERVCFCWLKEGGTNVAFFKIHAAHRSRKYHIAILRVGDSIVSEDDAMARAAFAHFSNIIGRAETREFSLCLNEIDPRHFDLAELDCPFTEDVIWRAVKMLPLGKAPGPDGFTAEFLRACWSTIKGDICAAFDKIYSMNGCGFQKLNQALITLLPKKADASTLSDCHPISLIHLIAKLFAKVLSLCLAPRMPAIVSTNQSTFIAGCGVHDNFMFV from the exons ATGGTCACGCCACCCGAGGAGGATCCGGCCCCCGTACGTAATCCTGGAACGGCCGCGCCTTCCGAGGAGGAATCGGCCTTGGTGCATGTTCCTGATCCTGTGACGATCACCGCTCCTGGCCCCTGTCCCCCACCCACCCGGACCGTGCATGCCCCGCCCATTGGCTCATGCAACCCCGCGGTGGAAGAAGCGCCACGCCCCGAGGCCATGCAGGCCATGTGCGGCCCTCTGGCTCCCACCCCCAGCGCCAACGGTGCTAACAGCTTCATGGCATCTATCTGCACCAATTTGGACCCG GACTTCCACTCCACAATCGCCGGTCCCTGGGTTCTGGGAGGCGATTTCAACATGATCTCCTTGGTGGCCGACAAGAACAACGATCGGATCAACCATCGCATGATGAAACGCTTCCACCGCCTTATCTCTGACCTGGCGCTTCGAGACATCTACCTCCACGGTCGGCGCTACACTTGGTCCAACGAGAAGATGAACCCTACTCTGGTCAAGAACGACCAA TGCTCTCCTCCCACCCCTGTCAAGCAGCGTTTCCACTTCGAGAGGTTCTGGACAAAGTTGGATGGCTTCCAGCAGCTTGTTGTCGAGGCATGGAATTCTGTCGCTGCCGATCCTGACCCCTTCCGCACACTCTACTTCAGGCTCAAGGCCACTCGCCATCCTCTCCAAGGATGGAGCACGCGCACCCTGGG ATACGGCGCAGGACACCGCCCCTTGTCTCCCTCCGAGGCATGGCTCCGGCGCGAGCTTAAGCGTACCTACCTGGGGCTCGCCTCGCTCAAACGTTCCATTCCTCGCGAGCGCGTCTGTTTCTGTTGGCTCAAGGAAGGAGGCACCAATGTCGCCTTCTTCAAAATTCACGCGGCCCATCGTAGCAGGAAGTACCACATTGCCATCCTACGTGTGGGAGACTCGATCGTCTCAGAGGACGATGCCATGGCGCGCGCTGCCTTTGCACACTTCTCCAACATTATTGGTCGTGCTGAGACACGCGAGTTCAGCCTGTGTTTGAATGAAATAGATCCTCGCCACTTCGATCTTGCTGAGCTTGATTGCCCCTTCACCGAGGACGTGATCTGGCGAGCTGTGAAGATGCTACCTCTTGGGAAAGCACCCGGTCCGGACGGGTTCACTGCGGAATTCCTACGTGCATGCTGGAGCACCATCAAGGGCGACATATGCGCGGCCTTCGACAAGATCTACTCAATGAATGGTTGTGGTTTTCAGAAGCTCAACCAAGCGCTCATTACGCTCCTCCCCAAGAAGGCTGATGCTTCAACCTTATCGGACTGCCACCCCATAAGTTTGATCCACCTCATTGCAAAGCTGTTCGCCAAAGTTCTCTCGCTCTGTCTTGCCCCGAGGATGCCTGCCATCGTCTCTACTAATCAGAGCACGTTCATTGCCGGGTGTGGCGTTCACGATAATTTCATGTTTGTTTAG